The Chitinophagaceae bacterium genome window below encodes:
- a CDS encoding SIS domain-containing protein: MENKTVLNLMESSHMAKEITSQPKLWVDTYNSLLSNKNQLTTFLNKIFAIDKVQIILTGAGTSAFIGQILQQAFYRNTGLTTRAIPTTDLVTHPGDFFQKSVPTLLISFARSGDSPESLATINLSEKIHNVVYHLIITCNPDGKLAKVASSKNNSFVFILPEGTNDRALAMTSSFTSMTLAGLLISDIANIEQNERNVLKLADFGKKILNEYSRELSKVADLNFKRVVFLGSGPLKGTARESHLKITELTDGQIICQYDSFLGFRHGPKAVIDESSLLIYLFSSDPYVRNYEVDLVKSIDQSEKFLYSIGIGQYLNEIRDFENSTIDLGSEAGKLQDDYFAVCSILPAQIIGFHKSIALGLTPDSPSQNGSIHRIVQGVHIYPY; encoded by the coding sequence ATGGAAAACAAAACTGTTCTGAACTTAATGGAATCTTCACACATGGCTAAAGAGATAACCAGCCAGCCAAAACTATGGGTTGATACGTATAATTCACTCTTATCGAATAAAAATCAACTCACTACTTTTTTAAATAAAATATTTGCAATTGATAAAGTACAGATCATTTTGACAGGAGCAGGTACTTCTGCATTTATAGGCCAGATTCTTCAGCAGGCATTTTACAGAAATACCGGGCTCACAACGAGGGCTATCCCTACCACCGATTTAGTAACTCATCCAGGTGATTTCTTTCAGAAATCAGTTCCAACCTTATTAATTTCTTTTGCCAGATCGGGTGATAGCCCTGAAAGCCTTGCTACCATTAACCTATCCGAAAAAATACATAATGTCGTTTATCATTTAATCATTACCTGTAACCCTGACGGAAAATTGGCAAAAGTAGCATCAAGCAAAAACAACTCATTTGTTTTTATACTTCCGGAAGGAACTAATGACCGGGCTTTAGCTATGACGAGTTCGTTTACATCAATGACATTAGCAGGTTTGCTGATTTCAGATATTGCAAATATTGAACAGAATGAAAGAAATGTTTTAAAGCTTGCCGATTTTGGAAAAAAAATCCTGAACGAATACTCCCGGGAACTCAGCAAAGTAGCTGACCTGAATTTCAAAAGAGTTGTATTTCTTGGATCGGGGCCTTTAAAGGGAACGGCAAGAGAATCGCATCTGAAAATAACTGAACTTACCGATGGGCAAATTATTTGTCAATACGATTCGTTTCTCGGATTCAGACATGGCCCCAAAGCGGTCATTGACGAATCTTCCCTTCTTATCTATTTGTTTTCATCTGATCCTTATGTTCGGAATTACGAGGTTGACCTTGTGAAATCAATTGATCAAAGCGAAAAATTCCTGTACAGCATCGGTATCGGGCAATACCTTAACGAAATAAGAGACTTCGAAAATTCAACCATTGATCTGGGGAGTGAAGCAGGCAAACTTCAGGATGATTATTTCGCTGTTTGCAGCATACTTCCTGCTCAAATCATAGGATTTCATAAATCCATTGCGTTAGGATTAACCCCTGATTCACCTTCGCAAAATGGAAGCATTCACAGGATCGTTCAGGGAGTGCATATTTACCCATACTGA